From the genome of Salvelinus alpinus chromosome 19, SLU_Salpinus.1, whole genome shotgun sequence, one region includes:
- the osbp2b gene encoding oxysterol-binding protein 2 isoform X3: protein MKGRGCWEPGTVRSFCNSGCLSKLNQGQYSSYSSASGGDSLHTPLTPPRRKTSACHLLHLVCLGDDSGDEEPTTQSDRSEGIQGTLKTLISKLDDLSTCNDLIAKHGAALQRSLSELEALRVPVEGGEKIKGVNERATLFRITSNAMINACRDFLDLAETHSRRWQRALQYEREQRIHLEETIEQLAKQHNSLERAWREAPTLSVNTPSSPTTKKGGSERPQKGEASDEDEDTEYFDAMEDSPAFITVTATENTQHRCSQSNLCGASGGHSNDWNQDNVSPSCKDSGKELQPLRRRRSRIPDKPNYSLNLWSIMKNCIGKELSKIPMPVNFNEPLSMLQRLTEDLEYHELLDKAARCESSLEQLCLVAAFSVSSYSTTVHRTAKPFNPLLGETYELDRLDDLGYRSLCEQVSHHPPAAAHHVISQRGWTLWQQITISSKFRGKYLSIMPLGAIHLQFHSSENHYVWRKGISTVHNIIVGKLWIDQSGDIEIVNHRTKETCQLKFSPYSYFSRDVPRKVTGVVSDSGGQAHYILSGTWDDKIESSKIVQSSKGGSGSEGKQKTVYQTLSPKLLWKKYPLPDNAENMYFFSSLALTLNEPEDGVGLTDSRLRPDQRLMEAGRWDEANSEKQRLEEKQRAVRRRREAEATDALDNECDYDDSGREYEGFQPQWFHKRKNAITGETTFVYKGGYWEAKDSQDWSTCSEIF, encoded by the exons ATGACTCAGGGGACGAGGAGCCCACGACCCAGTCGGACCGCAGTGAGGGGATCCAGGGCACTCTGAAGACCCTGATCAGCAAGCTTGATGACCTCAGCACGTGTAACGACCTAATCGCCAAGCATGGGGCGGCCCTGCAGCGCTCTCTGAGTGAACTTGAGGCGCTGAGAGTcccagtggagggaggagagaagatcaAGGGCGTCAATGAACGAGCCACCCTCTTCCGCATCACCTCGAATGCTATGATCAAT GCGTGTCGCGACTTCCTGGACCTAGCGGAGACCCACAGCAGGAGATGGCAGCGGGCGCTGCAGTATGAGAGAGAGCAGCGTATTCACCTGGAGGAGACCATAGAGCAGCTAGCCAAGCAACACAACAGTCTGGAGAGAGCCTGGAGAGAGGCCCCCACACTCTCCGTCAACACACCCAGCTCCCCCACCACCAAGAAGG GAGGGAGTGAGAGGCCTCAGAAAGGGGAGGCGAGTGATGAAGATGAGGATACGGAATACTTTGACGCCATGGAGGACTCCCCTGCCTTTATCACCGTAACCGCCACTgagaacacacagcacag GTGTTCTCAGAGTAACCTGTGTGGAGCGAGTGGAGGCCATTCCAATGATTGGAACCAGGACAAT GTGTCTCCTAGCTGTAAGGATTCCGGGAAGGAGCTGCAGCCCCTCCGAAGGAGGCGGAGCCGCATCCCAGACAAGCCCAACTACTCCCTCAACCTGTGGAGCATCATGAAGAACTGCATCGGCAAGGAGCTCTCCAAGATCCCCatgcct GTGAACTTCAACGAGCCTCTGTCCATGCTGCAGCGGCTGACAGAGGACCTGGAGTACCATGAGCTGCTGGACAAGGCGGCGCGCTGCGAGAGCTCCCTGGAGCAGCTGTGTCTGGTGGCAGCCTTCTCTGTGTCCTCCTACTCCACCACCGTCCACCGCACGGCCAAGCCCTTCAACCCCCTGCTGGGGGAGACCTACGAGCTGGACCGGCTGGACGACTTGGGCTACCGCTCGCTGTGTGAGCag GTGAGCCATCACCCCCCAGCAGCAGCTCACCATGTGATTTCTCAGCGAGGCTGGACCCTCTGGCAGCAAATCACCATATCCAGCAAGTTCCGTGGCAAATACCTCTCCATAATGCCTCTGG GTGCCATTCACCTGCAGTTCCACTCCAGTGAGAACCACTATGTGTGGAGGAAGGGAATCTCCACCGTGCACAACATCATCGTGGGCAAGCTGTGGATTGACCAG TCAGGGGACATTGAGATAGTCAACCACAGGACCAAGGAGACGTGCCAGCTCAAGTTCTCCCCCTACAGCTATTTCTCCAGGGATGTCCCACGCAAG gTGACAGGGGTGGTGTCAGACAGTGGAGGGCAGGCCCACTACATCCTGTCTGGCACGTGGGACGATAAGATCGAGAGCTCCAAGATCGTCCAGAGCAGCAAAGGGGGCAGCGGCTCCGAGGGCAAGCAGAAGACTGtctaccagaccctgtcccccaAACTACTGTGGAAGAAATACCCTCTCCC gGATAACGCTGAGAACATGTACTTCTTCTCCTCGCTGGCGCTGACGTTGAATGAGCCGGAGGATGGGGTGGGGCTGACGGACAGCCGGCTGAGACCGGACCAGAGGCTGATGGAGGCAGGGAGATGGGACGAGGCCAACTCTGAGAAACAGAGattagaggagaaacagagagctgtgaggaggaggagagaggcagaggccaCAGACGCATTGGACAACG AGTGTGATTATGATGACTCTG GTCGAGAGTATGAGGGCTTCCAGCCACAGTGGTTCCACAAGAGGAAGAACGCCATCACTGGGGAGACAACCTTTGTGTACAAGGGTGGATACTGGGAGGCTAAGGACAGTCAGGACTGGAGTACGTGCTCTGAAATCTTCTAA
- the osbp2b gene encoding oxysterol-binding protein 2 isoform X4, with translation MPEPPLPPQNRHALTGARRYTDNQTRIRALRGCVDFRTRKPMDGYRQACRDFLDLAETHSRRWQRALQYEREQRIHLEETIEQLAKQHNSLERAWREAPTLSVNTPSSPTTKKGGSERPQKGEASDEDEDTEYFDAMEDSPAFITVTATENTQHRCSQSNLCGASGGHSNDWNQDNVSPSCKDSGKELQPLRRRRSRIPDKPNYSLNLWSIMKNCIGKELSKIPMPVNFNEPLSMLQRLTEDLEYHELLDKAARCESSLEQLCLVAAFSVSSYSTTVHRTAKPFNPLLGETYELDRLDDLGYRSLCEQVSHHPPAAAHHVISQRGWTLWQQITISSKFRGKYLSIMPLGAIHLQFHSSENHYVWRKGISTVHNIIVGKLWIDQSGDIEIVNHRTKETCQLKFSPYSYFSRDVPRKVTGVVSDSGGQAHYILSGTWDDKIESSKIVQSSKGGSGSEGKQKTVYQTLSPKLLWKKYPLPDNAENMYFFSSLALTLNEPEDGVGLTDSRLRPDQRLMEAGRWDEANSEKQRLEEKQRAVRRRREAEATDALDNECDYDDSGREYEGFQPQWFHKRKNAITGETTFVYKGGYWEAKDSQDWSTCSEIF, from the exons ATGCCAGAGCCCCCTCTGCCTCCACAAAACAGACATGCTCTTACAGGGGCCAGACGCTACACAGACAATCAGACAAG GATCAGAGCACTCCGTGGCTGTGTAGATTTCCGGACTAGGAAGCCCATGGATGGATATAGACAG GCGTGTCGCGACTTCCTGGACCTAGCGGAGACCCACAGCAGGAGATGGCAGCGGGCGCTGCAGTATGAGAGAGAGCAGCGTATTCACCTGGAGGAGACCATAGAGCAGCTAGCCAAGCAACACAACAGTCTGGAGAGAGCCTGGAGAGAGGCCCCCACACTCTCCGTCAACACACCCAGCTCCCCCACCACCAAGAAGG GAGGGAGTGAGAGGCCTCAGAAAGGGGAGGCGAGTGATGAAGATGAGGATACGGAATACTTTGACGCCATGGAGGACTCCCCTGCCTTTATCACCGTAACCGCCACTgagaacacacagcacag GTGTTCTCAGAGTAACCTGTGTGGAGCGAGTGGAGGCCATTCCAATGATTGGAACCAGGACAAT GTGTCTCCTAGCTGTAAGGATTCCGGGAAGGAGCTGCAGCCCCTCCGAAGGAGGCGGAGCCGCATCCCAGACAAGCCCAACTACTCCCTCAACCTGTGGAGCATCATGAAGAACTGCATCGGCAAGGAGCTCTCCAAGATCCCCatgcct GTGAACTTCAACGAGCCTCTGTCCATGCTGCAGCGGCTGACAGAGGACCTGGAGTACCATGAGCTGCTGGACAAGGCGGCGCGCTGCGAGAGCTCCCTGGAGCAGCTGTGTCTGGTGGCAGCCTTCTCTGTGTCCTCCTACTCCACCACCGTCCACCGCACGGCCAAGCCCTTCAACCCCCTGCTGGGGGAGACCTACGAGCTGGACCGGCTGGACGACTTGGGCTACCGCTCGCTGTGTGAGCag GTGAGCCATCACCCCCCAGCAGCAGCTCACCATGTGATTTCTCAGCGAGGCTGGACCCTCTGGCAGCAAATCACCATATCCAGCAAGTTCCGTGGCAAATACCTCTCCATAATGCCTCTGG GTGCCATTCACCTGCAGTTCCACTCCAGTGAGAACCACTATGTGTGGAGGAAGGGAATCTCCACCGTGCACAACATCATCGTGGGCAAGCTGTGGATTGACCAG TCAGGGGACATTGAGATAGTCAACCACAGGACCAAGGAGACGTGCCAGCTCAAGTTCTCCCCCTACAGCTATTTCTCCAGGGATGTCCCACGCAAG gTGACAGGGGTGGTGTCAGACAGTGGAGGGCAGGCCCACTACATCCTGTCTGGCACGTGGGACGATAAGATCGAGAGCTCCAAGATCGTCCAGAGCAGCAAAGGGGGCAGCGGCTCCGAGGGCAAGCAGAAGACTGtctaccagaccctgtcccccaAACTACTGTGGAAGAAATACCCTCTCCC gGATAACGCTGAGAACATGTACTTCTTCTCCTCGCTGGCGCTGACGTTGAATGAGCCGGAGGATGGGGTGGGGCTGACGGACAGCCGGCTGAGACCGGACCAGAGGCTGATGGAGGCAGGGAGATGGGACGAGGCCAACTCTGAGAAACAGAGattagaggagaaacagagagctgtgaggaggaggagagaggcagaggccaCAGACGCATTGGACAACG AGTGTGATTATGATGACTCTG GTCGAGAGTATGAGGGCTTCCAGCCACAGTGGTTCCACAAGAGGAAGAACGCCATCACTGGGGAGACAACCTTTGTGTACAAGGGTGGATACTGGGAGGCTAAGGACAGTCAGGACTGGAGTACGTGCTCTGAAATCTTCTAA